The following are from one region of the Carassius gibelio isolate Cgi1373 ecotype wild population from Czech Republic chromosome A13, carGib1.2-hapl.c, whole genome shotgun sequence genome:
- the LOC128026251 gene encoding KIF-binding protein-like isoform X1: protein MAAPQSTEWRTVCEKFRLAQELSEVESRKDPENNPFRSKYTARDLLKEILCSLKKIHFEEGEADNEADGESRQMVDGEPGSECGKACTGDSPAGLRAARLAVVQYCLGLNHIETEELSAGEQHLINCLKLIDRCTTTRENVSLFIQARDGQPPLDLQDYFVLEGEELSQQEKIRSRFEMAYTHTLYYLAQVYKNLQQYERSGQYCHSTLQRQLEYKQFVPLEWAINAATLSQYYIAKTRYMEARHCLAAASVIASLAGEIPSEAAAKESDAECEKREELLQKRSEIARCWIKYCLNLMQDAKKLLEDNVGELDLDRQEELKRARQNEEEDKEKGRKSAILFGSSDTFDSICSLEEKVSSMLPLDFEEARSIFLVGQSYVAQAEEYFAMDGHVTDHIEILQDHSALLKVLAFFEQDLERRCKMHKRRVDLLEPVCKDLNARYYLLICRQLQFELAETCYEMMDLKLAVADKQDEPDVHTIKKFNHLCSSSMKYYQMFLDSIRSPEGKFPEKLEDDLLRPALVAKFRVARLQSKLISSNLAAQLENLNHSLESYSFIVQYCEENPEAKKAVETELELSNEMVSLLPLKINRIRSKMASCN from the exons ATGGCTGCCCCCCAGAGCACAGAGTGGAGGACCGTATGCGAGAAATTTCGCCTGGCCCAGGAACTCTCCGAGGTAGAGTCGAGAAAAGACCCTGAGAACAACCCTTTCCGGTCGAAATACACAGCTAGAGACCTGTTGAAGGAAATCCTTtgttcactgaaaaaaattcATTTCGAGGAGGGCGAGGCTGACAATGAAGCAGACGGTGAGTCCAGGCAGATGGTGGATGGAGAACCGGGGAGTGAATGTGGGAAAGCGTGTACCGGAGACTCTCCCGCCGGTCTGCGAGCGGCCAGGCTCGCGGTGGTGCAGTACTGTCTCGGCCTGAACCACATAGAGACCGAGGAGCTGTCCGCTGGAGAGCAGCATCTGATCAACTGCCTGAAACTCATCGACAGGTGCACAACAACACGGGAGAACGTCTCGTTATTCATACAGGCCCGG GATGGTCAACCACCACTGGATCTTCAAGACTATTTTGTGTTGGAGGGAGAAGAATTATCCCAACAAGAGAAGATAAGAAG CAGGTTTGAAAtggcatatacacacacactgtattatCTGGCTCAAGTGTACAAGAATCTGCAGCAGTATGAGAGATCTGGACAGTACTGTCACAGTACACTACAGAGACAGCTGGAGTACAAGCAGTTTGTGCCGCTTGAGTGGGCCATTAATGCAGCCACACTGTCACAGTACTACATCGCCAAG ACACGGTACATGGAGGCTCGTCACTGTTTGGCTGCGGCGAGTGTCATTGCTTCTCTTGCAGGAGAAATCCCCTCAGAAGCAGCTGCCAAAGAAA GTGATGCTGAATGTGAAAAACGTGAAGAGCTCCTGCAGAAGCGATCTGAAATTGCCAGATGCTGGATTAAATATTGCCTTAATCTGATGCAAGATGCTAAAAAACTTCTTGAG GATAATGTCGGAGAACTCGACTTAGATCGGCAGGAAGAATTGAAGAGGGCACGTCAGAATGAAGAAGAAGATAAAGAGAAGGGAAGAAAAAGTGCCATCCTTTTTGGTTCAAGTGATACCTTTGACTCCATTTGCAGCCTGGAAGAGAAAGTAAGCAGCATGCTTCCACTAGACTTTGAAGAAGCCCGTAGCATTTTTCTGGTTGGTCAAAGCTACGTAGCCCAGGCCGAAGAGTATTTCGCAATGGACGGTCACGTGACAGATCACATTGAGATCTTGCAGGACCATAGCGCTCTCTTGAAGGTCCTGGCCTTCTTTGAACAGGATCTAGAACGCCGCTGTAAAATGCACAAACGTCGCGTCGACCTGCTGGAGCCAGTCTGCAAGGATTTAAATGCTCGGTACTATCTGTTAATCTGCCGACAGCTGCAGTTTGAACTTGCAGAAACCTGTTACGAGATGATGGACCTGAAGTTGGCTGTGGCCGACAAGCAGGATGAGCCAGATGTGCACACCATAAAGAAGTTTAACCACTTGTGTTCCTCCTCAATGAAGTATTATCAGATGTTCCTCGACTCCATCCGCTCACCAGAGGGGAAGTTTCCTGAAAAGCTCGAGGATGACCTGTTAAGGCCGGCGCTGGTGGCCAAATTCCGTGTCGCCAGATTACAGTCCAAGCTTATTTCCAGTAACCTGGCCGCCCAACTGGAGAATCTCAACCACTCCCTGGAGTCATACAGTTTCATAGTGCAATACTGTGAGGAGAACCCAGAAGCCAAGAAGGCTGTTGAAACCGAGCTAGAGTTGAGTAATGAGATGGTCTCCCTGCTTCCTCTTAAGATCAACAGAATTCGATCCAAAATGGCCTCCTGCAACTAA
- the LOC128026251 gene encoding KIF-binding protein-like isoform X3, translated as MAAPQSTEWRTVCEKFRLAQELSEVESRKDPENNPFRSKYTARDLLKEILCSLKKIHFEEGEADNEADGESRQMVDGEPGSECGKACTGDSPAGLRAARLAVVQYCLGLNHIETEELSAGEQHLINCLKLIDRCTTTRENVSLFIQARNQLGILWAGRDEIEKAIVFFYFAAGLTAVESMYLLYMKEDGQPPLDLQDYFVLEGEELSQQEKIRRFEMAYTHTLYYLAQVYKNLQQYERSGQYCHSTLQRQLEYKQFVPLEWAINAATLSQYYIAKTRYMEARHCLAAASVIASLAGEIPSEAAAKESDAECEKREELLQKRSEIARCWIKYCLNLMQDAKKLLEDNVGELDLDRQEELKRARQNEEEDKEKGRKSAILFGSSDTFDSICSLEEKVSSMLPLDFEEARSIFLVGQSYVAQAEEYFAMDGHVTDHIEILQDHSALLKVLAFFEQDLERRCKMHKRRVDLLEPVCKDLNARYYLLICRQLQFELAETCYEMMDLKLAVADKQDEPDVHTIKKFNHLCSSSMKYYQMFLDSIRSPEGKFPEKLEDDLLRPALVAKFRVARLQSKLISSNLAAQLENLNHSLESYSFIVQYCEENPEAKKAVETELELSNEMVSLLPLKINRIRSKMASCN; from the exons ATGGCTGCCCCCCAGAGCACAGAGTGGAGGACCGTATGCGAGAAATTTCGCCTGGCCCAGGAACTCTCCGAGGTAGAGTCGAGAAAAGACCCTGAGAACAACCCTTTCCGGTCGAAATACACAGCTAGAGACCTGTTGAAGGAAATCCTTtgttcactgaaaaaaattcATTTCGAGGAGGGCGAGGCTGACAATGAAGCAGACGGTGAGTCCAGGCAGATGGTGGATGGAGAACCGGGGAGTGAATGTGGGAAAGCGTGTACCGGAGACTCTCCCGCCGGTCTGCGAGCGGCCAGGCTCGCGGTGGTGCAGTACTGTCTCGGCCTGAACCACATAGAGACCGAGGAGCTGTCCGCTGGAGAGCAGCATCTGATCAACTGCCTGAAACTCATCGACAGGTGCACAACAACACGGGAGAACGTCTCGTTATTCATACAGGCCCGG AATCAGCTCGGCATTTTGTGGGCGGGAAGAGATGAAATCGAAAaagccattgtttttttctactt tgcggctggcttgaccgcagtcgaATCTATGTATTTGCTGTACATGAAAGAG GATGGTCAACCACCACTGGATCTTCAAGACTATTTTGTGTTGGAGGGAGAAGAATTATCCCAACAAGAGAAGATAAGAAG GTTTGAAAtggcatatacacacacactgtattatCTGGCTCAAGTGTACAAGAATCTGCAGCAGTATGAGAGATCTGGACAGTACTGTCACAGTACACTACAGAGACAGCTGGAGTACAAGCAGTTTGTGCCGCTTGAGTGGGCCATTAATGCAGCCACACTGTCACAGTACTACATCGCCAAG ACACGGTACATGGAGGCTCGTCACTGTTTGGCTGCGGCGAGTGTCATTGCTTCTCTTGCAGGAGAAATCCCCTCAGAAGCAGCTGCCAAAGAAA GTGATGCTGAATGTGAAAAACGTGAAGAGCTCCTGCAGAAGCGATCTGAAATTGCCAGATGCTGGATTAAATATTGCCTTAATCTGATGCAAGATGCTAAAAAACTTCTTGAG GATAATGTCGGAGAACTCGACTTAGATCGGCAGGAAGAATTGAAGAGGGCACGTCAGAATGAAGAAGAAGATAAAGAGAAGGGAAGAAAAAGTGCCATCCTTTTTGGTTCAAGTGATACCTTTGACTCCATTTGCAGCCTGGAAGAGAAAGTAAGCAGCATGCTTCCACTAGACTTTGAAGAAGCCCGTAGCATTTTTCTGGTTGGTCAAAGCTACGTAGCCCAGGCCGAAGAGTATTTCGCAATGGACGGTCACGTGACAGATCACATTGAGATCTTGCAGGACCATAGCGCTCTCTTGAAGGTCCTGGCCTTCTTTGAACAGGATCTAGAACGCCGCTGTAAAATGCACAAACGTCGCGTCGACCTGCTGGAGCCAGTCTGCAAGGATTTAAATGCTCGGTACTATCTGTTAATCTGCCGACAGCTGCAGTTTGAACTTGCAGAAACCTGTTACGAGATGATGGACCTGAAGTTGGCTGTGGCCGACAAGCAGGATGAGCCAGATGTGCACACCATAAAGAAGTTTAACCACTTGTGTTCCTCCTCAATGAAGTATTATCAGATGTTCCTCGACTCCATCCGCTCACCAGAGGGGAAGTTTCCTGAAAAGCTCGAGGATGACCTGTTAAGGCCGGCGCTGGTGGCCAAATTCCGTGTCGCCAGATTACAGTCCAAGCTTATTTCCAGTAACCTGGCCGCCCAACTGGAGAATCTCAACCACTCCCTGGAGTCATACAGTTTCATAGTGCAATACTGTGAGGAGAACCCAGAAGCCAAGAAGGCTGTTGAAACCGAGCTAGAGTTGAGTAATGAGATGGTCTCCCTGCTTCCTCTTAAGATCAACAGAATTCGATCCAAAATGGCCTCCTGCAACTAA
- the LOC128026251 gene encoding KIF-binding protein-like isoform X2 encodes MAAPQSTEWRTVCEKFRLAQELSEVESRKDPENNPFRSKYTARDLLKEILCSLKKIHFEEGEADNEADGESRQMVDGEPGSECGKACTGDSPAGLRAARLAVVQYCLGLNHIETEELSAGEQHLINCLKLIDRCTTTRENVSLFIQARDGQPPLDLQDYFVLEGEELSQQEKIRRFEMAYTHTLYYLAQVYKNLQQYERSGQYCHSTLQRQLEYKQFVPLEWAINAATLSQYYIAKTRYMEARHCLAAASVIASLAGEIPSEAAAKESDAECEKREELLQKRSEIARCWIKYCLNLMQDAKKLLEDNVGELDLDRQEELKRARQNEEEDKEKGRKSAILFGSSDTFDSICSLEEKVSSMLPLDFEEARSIFLVGQSYVAQAEEYFAMDGHVTDHIEILQDHSALLKVLAFFEQDLERRCKMHKRRVDLLEPVCKDLNARYYLLICRQLQFELAETCYEMMDLKLAVADKQDEPDVHTIKKFNHLCSSSMKYYQMFLDSIRSPEGKFPEKLEDDLLRPALVAKFRVARLQSKLISSNLAAQLENLNHSLESYSFIVQYCEENPEAKKAVETELELSNEMVSLLPLKINRIRSKMASCN; translated from the exons ATGGCTGCCCCCCAGAGCACAGAGTGGAGGACCGTATGCGAGAAATTTCGCCTGGCCCAGGAACTCTCCGAGGTAGAGTCGAGAAAAGACCCTGAGAACAACCCTTTCCGGTCGAAATACACAGCTAGAGACCTGTTGAAGGAAATCCTTtgttcactgaaaaaaattcATTTCGAGGAGGGCGAGGCTGACAATGAAGCAGACGGTGAGTCCAGGCAGATGGTGGATGGAGAACCGGGGAGTGAATGTGGGAAAGCGTGTACCGGAGACTCTCCCGCCGGTCTGCGAGCGGCCAGGCTCGCGGTGGTGCAGTACTGTCTCGGCCTGAACCACATAGAGACCGAGGAGCTGTCCGCTGGAGAGCAGCATCTGATCAACTGCCTGAAACTCATCGACAGGTGCACAACAACACGGGAGAACGTCTCGTTATTCATACAGGCCCGG GATGGTCAACCACCACTGGATCTTCAAGACTATTTTGTGTTGGAGGGAGAAGAATTATCCCAACAAGAGAAGATAAGAAG GTTTGAAAtggcatatacacacacactgtattatCTGGCTCAAGTGTACAAGAATCTGCAGCAGTATGAGAGATCTGGACAGTACTGTCACAGTACACTACAGAGACAGCTGGAGTACAAGCAGTTTGTGCCGCTTGAGTGGGCCATTAATGCAGCCACACTGTCACAGTACTACATCGCCAAG ACACGGTACATGGAGGCTCGTCACTGTTTGGCTGCGGCGAGTGTCATTGCTTCTCTTGCAGGAGAAATCCCCTCAGAAGCAGCTGCCAAAGAAA GTGATGCTGAATGTGAAAAACGTGAAGAGCTCCTGCAGAAGCGATCTGAAATTGCCAGATGCTGGATTAAATATTGCCTTAATCTGATGCAAGATGCTAAAAAACTTCTTGAG GATAATGTCGGAGAACTCGACTTAGATCGGCAGGAAGAATTGAAGAGGGCACGTCAGAATGAAGAAGAAGATAAAGAGAAGGGAAGAAAAAGTGCCATCCTTTTTGGTTCAAGTGATACCTTTGACTCCATTTGCAGCCTGGAAGAGAAAGTAAGCAGCATGCTTCCACTAGACTTTGAAGAAGCCCGTAGCATTTTTCTGGTTGGTCAAAGCTACGTAGCCCAGGCCGAAGAGTATTTCGCAATGGACGGTCACGTGACAGATCACATTGAGATCTTGCAGGACCATAGCGCTCTCTTGAAGGTCCTGGCCTTCTTTGAACAGGATCTAGAACGCCGCTGTAAAATGCACAAACGTCGCGTCGACCTGCTGGAGCCAGTCTGCAAGGATTTAAATGCTCGGTACTATCTGTTAATCTGCCGACAGCTGCAGTTTGAACTTGCAGAAACCTGTTACGAGATGATGGACCTGAAGTTGGCTGTGGCCGACAAGCAGGATGAGCCAGATGTGCACACCATAAAGAAGTTTAACCACTTGTGTTCCTCCTCAATGAAGTATTATCAGATGTTCCTCGACTCCATCCGCTCACCAGAGGGGAAGTTTCCTGAAAAGCTCGAGGATGACCTGTTAAGGCCGGCGCTGGTGGCCAAATTCCGTGTCGCCAGATTACAGTCCAAGCTTATTTCCAGTAACCTGGCCGCCCAACTGGAGAATCTCAACCACTCCCTGGAGTCATACAGTTTCATAGTGCAATACTGTGAGGAGAACCCAGAAGCCAAGAAGGCTGTTGAAACCGAGCTAGAGTTGAGTAATGAGATGGTCTCCCTGCTTCCTCTTAAGATCAACAGAATTCGATCCAAAATGGCCTCCTGCAACTAA
- the LOC128026253 gene encoding serglycin: MGFYHRITLALAIICLFVDSGLGAPLTGRYMFVKCNPDLKNANCVTQVGPLVPLSGKSSRLPPSAAKHIFPVSTEEATPETEEQSGEGSGNSDTFAPFRTMDQRMMRDAPVPTRSQQEANKNEEEGSAVESSGDIYLSQYDSTRKTDWLSEQDLKEENIIA; the protein is encoded by the exons ATGGGATTTTACCACAGAATAACTTTGGCACTGGCAATAATTTGCCTTTTTGTGGACAGCGGACTGG GAGCCCCACTCACAGGAAGATATATGTTCGTGAAATGCAACCCGGATCTTAAGAATGCAAACTGTGTCACACAGGTGGGCCCCTTGGTGCCCCTATCAGGGAAAAGCTCTCGACTTCCACCTTCTGCTGCAAAACACAT ATTCCCAGTTAGCACAGAGGAAGCCACTCCTGAGACAGAGGAGCAGTCAGGAGAGGGTTCAGGCAACTCCGACACCTTCGCTCCGTTTAGAACCATGGATCAGCGGATGATGAGAGACGCTCCAGTGCCAACAAGAAGCCAACAAGAAGCCAACAAGAACGAAGAGGAGGGATCGGCTGTCGAATCCAGTGGAGACATTTATTTATCCCAATATGATTCAACTCGGAAAACAGATTGGCTTTCTGAACAGGATTTGAAAGAGGAAAACATTATTGCATAA
- the LOC128026252 gene encoding vacuolar protein sorting-associated protein 26A, producing MSFLGGLFGPVCEIDVVLNDAESRKTAELKTEDGKLEKHYLFYDGESVSGKVNINVKQTGKRLEHQGIRIEFVGQIELFSDKSNTHEFVNLVKELALPGELTQNRSYDFEFMQVEKPYESYVGANVRLRYFLKVTIVRRLSDLVKEYDLIVHQLASYPDVNNSIKMEVGIEDCLHIEFEYNKSKYHLKDVIVGKIYFLLVRIKIQHMELQLIKKEMTGIGPSTTTETETVAKYEIMDGAPVKGESIPIRLFLAGYDLTATMRDVNKKFSVRYFLNLVLVDEEDRRYFKQQEIVLWRKAPEKLRKRNFHQRYESPEPRPSLSAEQPEM from the exons ATG AGTTTCCTTGGAGGTCTGTTTGGTCCTGTGTGTGAAATCGATGTCGTTCTGAACGATGCTGAAAGCAGAAAAACAGCCGAGTTGAAGACTGAAGATGGGAAATTGGAGAAGCATTATCTGTTTTATGATGGAGAATCCGTTTCAGGAAAG GTAAATATCAATGTGAAACAAACAGGCAAAAGACTTGAACATCAGGGAATTCGCATTGAGTTTGTAGGACAAATCG AGCTCTTCAGTGATAAAAGCAATACTCATGAGTTTGTAAACCTTGTGAAGGAGCTCGCTCTGCCCGGCGAGCTGACGCAGAACCGCAGTTATGACTTTGAGTTCATGCAGGTGGAAAAGCCATATGAGTCTTATGTTGGAGCGAATGTGCGATTGAG GTACTTCCTTAAAGTTACAATTGTGAGGAGGCTGTCTGATTTGGTAAAGGAGTATGACCTCATTGTGCATCAGTTGGCCTCCTACCCAGACGTCAACAACTCTATCAAGATGGAAGTGGGCATTGAAGACTGCCTACATATAGAGTTTGAATATAATAAGTCCAA GTATCACCTCAAAGATGTAATTGTGGGTAAAATCTACTTCTTACTTGTACGGATTAAAATCCAACACATGGAGCTTCAGTTGATTAAGAAAGAAATGACTGGAATTG GGCCGAGCACAACTACTGAAACTGAGACTGTGGCCAAATATGAGATTATGGATGGAGCACCAGTGAAAG GTGAATCCATTCCTATTCGCCTTTTCCTGGCTGGTTATGACCTTACAGCCACTATGAGAGATGTGAACAAGAAGTTCTCCGTCAGGTACTTTTTGAACTTGGTGCTTGTGGATGAAGAAGATAGGAGATACTTCAAACAGCAG GAAATAGTTTTGTGGAGGAAGGCACCCGAGAAACTGCGGAAACGGAACTTCCATCAGCGCTACGAATCACCTGAGCCTCGGCCGAGTCTCTCTGCCGAGCAGCCCGAAATGTGA
- the LOC128026256 gene encoding ATP-dependent RNA helicase SUPV3L1, mitochondrial-like gives MSVNRCVYLLSRSHFRSRVCAGTASVANSSTLHPTRRTFKQLSSRHSSTNSSSRPLDTSLFVPLTVRSDEGDGTVGEELTQPLDKSELLKVLNRFYKRKEMQKLAADQGIDARLFHQAFVSFRKYVLEMNSLNAEFHIILSDICCGAGHIDDIFPYFMRHAKEIFPMLDCMDDLRKISDLRVPANWYPEARAIQRKIVFHAGPTNSGKTYHAIQRFLAAKSGVYCGPLKLLAHEIHEKSNEAGVPCDLVTGEERIFVDPEGRVSGHIASTIEMCSVTTPYEVAVIDEIQMIKDPARGWAWTRALLGLCAEEIHVCGEAAAVDFVTELMYTTGEEVEVHNYKRLTPFSVSNHAVESLDNLKPGDCIVCFSKNDIYSISRQIEVRGLECAVIYGSLPPGTKLAQAKKFNDPDDPCKILVATDAIGMGLNLSIRRIIFNSLVKPSVNEKGERELDTISTSQALQIAGRAGRFSSVFKEGEVTTMQRDDLPVLKEILGKPVDPIETAGLHPTAEQIEMFAYHLPQATLSNLIDIFVSLAQVDGIYFVCNIDDFKFLADMIQHIPLNLRIRYVFCTAPINKKQAFVCTSFLKFARQFSRDEPLTFSWVCRHVNWPLVPPKNIKDLVHLEAVHDVLDLYLWLSYRFMDMFPDASLIRDIQKELDGIIQVGVRNITRLIRATEDQPASAQNTASIGLAVSDTPPLRRGRGTKNQRKDPRAPDSSLSSRLVRDGLLTKELLQQLQREWVREQSQQGDDSNSANKGKRKKK, from the exons ATGTCGGTAAATCGCTGTGTTTACTTATTGTCGCGCTCTCACTTCCGATCCCGGGTCTGTGCTGGCACAGCTTCTGTAGCAAACAGCTCTACACTGCATCCAACAAGAAGGACATTTAAACAGTTATCAAGTAGACATTCATCTACGAACAGTTCTTCGAGACCCCTGGACACATCCCTGTTTGTCCCGCTCACCGTCAGAAGTGATGAAGGGGACGGGACAGTCGGCGAGGAGCTGACGCAACCGCTGGACAAAA GTGAACTTCTGAAGGTACTGAATAGATTCTACAAaaggaaagaaatgcaaaaactGGCTGCTGACCAGGGGATTGATG CTCGTCTCTTCCATCAAGCGTTTGTGAGTTTTCGGAAATATGTGCTGGAGATGAACTCACTGAATGCTGAGTTTCACATCATTCTTAGTGACATCTGTTGTGGAGCTG GTCACATAGATGACATTTTCCCATACTTTATGAGACATGCCAAAGAGATTTTCCCTATGTTGGACTGTATGGATGATTTACGCAAGATCAGTGACTTACGGGTCCCAGCAAACTG GTATCCAGAGGCCAGGGCTATTCAAAGAAAGATTGTTTTTCACGCAGGACCGACCAACAGTGGAAAGACCTATCATGCCATCCAGAGATTCCTAGCAGCCAAGTCTGGAGTTTACTGTGGACCGCTAAAGCTGCTGGCCCATGAAATCCATGAGAAGAGTAATGAGGCA GGAGTGCCATGTGATCTGGTCACAGGAGAAGAGAGAATATTTGTTGATCCAGAAGGAAGAGTGTCTGGCCACATTGCCTCTACCATAGAGATGTGCAGTGTCACAACTCCTT ATGAAGTGGCTGTCATTGATGAGATTCAGATGATCAAAGATCCTGCCAGAGGATGGGCTTGGACGAGAGCTCTTCTAG GTTTGTGTGCTGAGGAGATCCATGTGTGTGGAGAAGCTGCAGCAGTTGACTTTGTCACTGAACTCATGTACACCACTGGTGAAGAGGTCGAG gtACATAATTATAAAAGGCTGACCCCTTTTTCAGTCTCAAATCATGCAGTGGAATCATTAGATAACCTGAAGCCAGGCGACTGCATCGTGTGCTTCAGCAAAAATGACATCTACTCGATCAGCCGGCAGATAGAAGTTCGTGGCCTGGAGTGTGCTGTCATTTATGGCAGCTTGCCCCCTG GCACCAAGTTGGCTCAAGCAAAAAAGTTTAATGATCCAGACGACCCTTGCAAAATCCTTGTTGCCACAGATGCAATTGGAATGGGGTTGAACCT GAGTATTAGGAGAATCATCTTTAATTCTCTGGTAAAACCCAGTGTGAATGAGAAGGGGGAGAGGGAGCTGGACACTATTTCCACCTCACAGGCGCTGCAGATCGCTGGCCGAGCAGGACGCTTCAGCTCTGTGTTTAAAGAGGGGGAGGTCACTACTATGCAAAGGGACGACCTTCCTGTTTTAAAGGAGATCTTGGGGAAGCCTGTTGATCCTATTGAG ACAGCAGGATTGCACCCCACAGCAGAGCAGATAGAGATGTTCGCCTACCATCTCCCCCAAGCAACTCTCTCAAACCTTATT GATATATTTGTCAGTCTTGCACAAGTGGATGGAATTTACTTTGTCTGCAACATTGATGACTTCAAATTCCTGGCGGATATGATTCAGCATATTCCTCTGAATCTGCGGATCCGCTATGTGTTCTGCACGGCCCCAATTAACAAGAAACAGGCCTTCGTTTGCACATCCTTTCTCAAG TTTGCCAGACAGTTCAGCAGAGATGAACCTCTGACATTCAGCTGGGTGTGTCGACATGTGAATTGGCCTCTGGTGCCTCCCAAAAACATCAAGGACCTGGTTCACCTCGAGGCTGTCCATGATGTGCTAGATCTTTACCTTTGGCTcag CTATCGCTTCATGGACATGTTCCCTGATGCTAGTCTCATCCGTGATATTCAAAAGGAATTGGACGGGATCATCCAGGTTGGTGTGCGTAACATCACGCGGCTTATCCGTGCCACAGAGGATCAACCCGCCTCTGCACAAAACACTGCCTCCATAGGACTTGCTGTTTCAGACACACCGCCACTGAGGAGGGGACGAGGGACAAAGAATCAAAGAAAAGATCCCAGGGCGCCGGACTCGTCACTGAGCTCAAGGTTGGTGCGGGACGGCCTACTGACAAAGGAACTGTTACAGCAGCTGCAGAGAGAATGGGTTCGAGAGCAGAGCCAACAAGGAGACGACTCCAATTCAGCAAATaaagggaaaagaaagaaaaagtga